The DNA window tCTTCGAGCAATGACAGTAATATTTACCGGCGACGAAAGCGCAATTTGGAGGAATTGGAGCAGCAAACCGACGCTGAGTGGAGCCAGCTATCATTTAAGACCAGACCAGATGGATCCATAGAAATTCCTTGGCCAAATATGTCAAGTGGCAAGTTGTTACATTAATGGctatatttttagttttaggTTGTGCTAAATGCTTTCAATATGTTCAAAAAATGGTCGGTTTGCACTGAGTGAAAAGTTCAGtaacgtttcttcttcagctggCTCCGATCAATGAAAAATATGTGCGGGATGCTTTCCCTTCTTCATaccggaaaatatttttcatttttcatttctttgtaCGAAAATATGAATAGACTAAATCGTTGTTTAGTAATTGAACAGGCCAAGCCAGACACCACAACAAAATATAAGATAGtgatattgaaaaatatttaatttgtacTTCGTTAGTTAGAAtttagtggtttttttttagttgtgttTATTATATGTAACCTGACAAAAAAATTTAGGTTGTAAGTTGCTATATGTCCGTTGAATATAAATGAAAGTAACACCAAATTGTCAATCTTTGGTTTATGATTTAACTTTAATGAAActaattatttctttcttcttctaattTCAGACGAACCCGTAAATACTAAcaatggtgatggtgaaagTGCTAACAATTTTTTGGAAGGTGATTTTGGTACTAACATAGACGATAATGTAGGTAGTTTGGGTATGGATAGTGATCACCTGGATGCCGATCGTGACGGTGATGATAATATCACAGCAGGTTTGGGGACTGCTTACAGTTTCTTAGAGAAATTGACAGGGACAGAAGCTCTAAGATACTGGGCAATTTTGGGAAACCTGCCGCGATCGTCACTTAATATGCTTCTGGCGATCTTAAGGCATCATTTCAACATAGATGTTCCAAAAGATTCGCGGACATTCCTCAAAACCCGCACCCGGACCGGTTTGGAAATTCAATCGCTCGCGGGTGGACAATTCTGGTATCAAGGGATTGAGACGGTCCTGCAACAACATTTTCGGTAAGTATTTCATGcataaattgtacaatttgttTGCATATGTTGCAACTAACTGGTACCTCTTTGCTTTTTATTACAGAAATGTCATTCCCGAAGAAGACCTTTTTACGATTCAAGTGTCTATCGACGGGCTTCCACTCTTCAGAAGTTCAAAACGGCAACTGTGGCCGATACTGATAAGGGTGGAAGAATTGCGAGAGGCTCCGGTTATGCTTGTCGGTTTCTATAGTGGACTGGAAAAACCGGAGCTAGTGGAAGAATATTTTCGGCCACTAGTGTTGGAGATCAATGATCTTCAACAAAGAGGCTTGCAGTTCGGCAACAAGGTAGTGCGTTTCGCTTTAAGCATATTTGTTGCCGATTCTCCAGCGCGAGCGTTTGCTAAAGGTAggacatatttttatcatatttgaaGTGTatattaatgttgtttttttcctttttcctttttagcaACTGCAAACTTTAATGCAAAGCATGGGTGTTTAAAGTGTTCCATTGTTGGGGAATACATCAAACCGGAACGCAAAGTTATATTTGATTCCGTGAACGCCGAGTTGCGTACGGACGCCGGCTTTAGACAACGAGTGGACAAAGATCATCATAAAGAATGGCGGACACCAATCGAAGATGTGGACAATTTTGATATGATACGCGGTTTCGTTGTTGCCGACCGCGTTCACCTGATTGATTTGGGGTGTACCAGATTATTTGTCCAAGggtttttaaaacgaaaatttaaaaagttttgtagATGGTCACCCCAACAGAAGGAAGCTGTATCTAAATTTATGGTGCAGATTCGGCTTCCTTCGGAAGTGAACCGTCCTGTACGGTCTTTCCTATATGTCCGTTTTTGGAAGGCAACCGAATACCGGTCCTTCCTTCATTATATTAGTGTTGTGGTCTGGAgggatttttttacaaatcaaCAATACAATCACTTCTTGTGCTACTACTGCGGTGTGACGATTTTTTCGTCCTCGGCACACCAGCGATTATGGCCTCTTGCTGAAAAGCTCCTTACACATTTTGTGAAGGAGTTTCGCAAGTATTACGGTCGAGCCTATCTAACTAGCAATGTCCACAATTTGATACACGTGGCAGGAAATGTTGCAAATTGTGGACCGCTTGATAATTTTTCCACATATGCGTTTGAAAATTATCTTCAGATAATCAAACGGTATGTGAAATCGGGCACACGAGTAGCAGCACAGGTGGCGGCCCAGATGCAAGAAATTGCATCTATTGAAGTGGCTGCCAATCGTACTGTTCTTACTTATCCCCGGTTGAAGGAAAATGGTGCTGGTCTACTCGTAGCCGCTGATTTTATCCTGCTGCCGAATTTCAAAGATCAATGGTTCTTAACCAAAGATCATGGCATTGTGAAGTTTTTGGAAGTAAAGAAATTGGATTCTTTACTTTACGTTATAACTGGAATCCAGTACGAGTACTGCACGGAGTTGTTTAGTTTGTCAGTAGACGATCCAGCTATCCAACTGTCGTCTACTGActtaaacatttataaaattaaagaatcTTCTCCGCGCAGGAAGGTGGAAGTACCGCATTATATGATATTTTGTAAACTTCCCAAGCAAACCGAGTGGGgtgaaaatgaacaaaatagcGTGTATCCTGCTCTAAATTGTATATCTTGCTAGCTCGCACTCATAGCTTAATTTTTTGTGACGTCACACTCTCCGGTTTCGGTTTATTTCGTTATCATGCTTTTCGCTTTCACTCCTATTCCGTTCTTGCTTGCACTCGCATGCGAAGTAGGCAGTGCAAATTTGGTTCTGCAACCGTtaaaatgtatgtgtgtggaatCGCACACATACATCACACTTGCTTGCACTTCTAACACGTGAAACAGCTAGACAGTTTTTctaaccaagaaaaaaagaagaaggggGAAAACGCATAGgtattatttgtttacatttgtttaataGACTTTGTGGTTTTGGCAGCAGTATTTTCATCTTTCGATTCCGGTGTGTTCAGTgttaaaaaggtttaaaaacaGCGATCAGTGAAAGTGTTCTCATAGCGTAAAAGTATGGCCGATTTAAAACGTGCTCGAAAATCTGGAATCTTTTATCGTAGAGCTGCAAAATATATGAAGATTGATCCCTCAGAGAAGGATGAACAAGAAGCAGGACCAAGCCAAACAAGTTAGTCCATTTTACATAGAAAACCCTTATTACCTTGAGAAACTAATTGATGCAACATTTACATTTTGGTTTTAGATCCTGAAGAACTATCCTCAAACAGTGTTGAAGATGAAGCCTGTGTTCCAGGCCCAAATTTAAACCAGGACGAAGAAGATATCGAAGAATTGATTGACTACACATATGCTGACGACAGTTCTTCCGAAGATGGTGATCCTGATACCAACGATAGTGATGCGGTATTTCCAAATATCGAGAACATGCCATTGATCGATGGAATTCGTTACTGGGCACTTTCTACCAACGCGCCACATAGTTCcgtaaatattatattaaaacttttcaaaaaggCCAACGTAAAGGTTcctttaaatgcaaaaacgtTGTTAAGGACCAAACGAAATCCTTCATCGGAGATCACGGAGATTGGTGGTGGGCAGATGTGGTATCGTGGAATAGGAAAatgtttgctgaattacttCCGGTAAGctatataatttaatgtataataaacaacaaaacgtggTACTTTACTCTATGCTATTtctaaaattttcttctaGCTTCAATAAGATTTCTACTAATGAACTATCATTGACGATGTCGTTCGACGGACTGCCACTGCACAATAGCAGCAAGATGGAGTTTTGGCCTATACTTTTTACTATATACGAATTACCTCAAGCCCCAGTAATGACAGTAGCAATATATTGCGGTGCAGGCAAGCCCACCAGTGTTGAGGATTACCTCCGGCCAATGGTGGAGGAACTGAATAACCTCATGACACACGGCATTTCAATCAACGGAGAACATGTAATTGTTAAGCTACGTGTAATTGTTGCAGATACTCCAGCCAGATGTTTTATTAAAGGTAAATTATTGCTCTAACGCAAGGACATACTTGTAATGTACAGTGAACATTGAATATATTAACCATTAATGCATGTTTCAGGTGTTAAAGGCCATACTGGTTATTCGTCGTGCTTAAAATGTACCGTGACAGGCACATACCACGACGAAGGACATACAATGACGTTCCCAGGCCTAAATGCACCAAAAAGAACGGACAAAGGCTTTAGAGACAACGCATATCCAGAGCATGTTATAAAATCAACGCCACTTTTAGATGTGGCAGGATTCGACATTATCAAGGACGTAGTTATTGCGGACCGTTTACATCTCATCGATCTTGGCGTCATGAAAAGGTTGCTTATTGGTTGGCGCGAtggaaaactttgcaaaaaacGGTGGTTGGATCGTCAAATAGCAAACGTTTCAGAGCTGCTGGAAAAGATTTCATTACCAATCGAAATCCACCGCAAACTTCGCTCAATGAAATTTTTACGATACTGGAAGGGATCAGAGTGCGCATCATTCCTTCATTACGCATCAATAGTGGTTTTGAAGCAGCATCTTCCTGAATCTATGTATAACCATTTCATGTTGCTATTTTGTGCAGTAACTTTGTTCTCATCCGCTGTATACGAAGATAAGTGGCAATTCGCCGGACAGTTGCTCGACCGTTTTGTTCAAGACTTTGAGAAAGTTTACGGTGAAAGGTACGTGAACAGTAACGTGCATAATTTGCAACATGTCTatgaagaagtgcaacgattTGGACCATTATCATCAATATCTACATACCCATTCGAAAATCAATTACAACACTTGAAAAAATCATTACGAAGTGGGTGGAAGAATTTAGAGCAGGCAGTTAATCGCCTTTCTGAATTTGAGGAATTTAATCTGTCTAAAGCTCCGGTCCAAAAGTATCCTTCAGTTTCAGAGAAAGGCAAAATAACAACTGTTTATGTGCGCCCTAGCTTTTTGCTTCGTAACAATCCCAGAAACTGTTGGTTCTTAACTAAAGACGAAATTATTATGAATTTTAACGGAGCCAGCCAAAATAATGACGGCAACATAAACATCAAAGGCCATAGACTAAATGTTAAAGGGTTGGTTTTCAACGACCCGATGGAATCGAGCGAACTATCAATCTATAAAGGTTTCAAAAAAGATTTATCAGATACTCCGTTAGAAATTTTCATCcaagaaataaaatgtaaattagttGCGGTACAATTAAATCGAAACCATGAGATAATATTTGTGCCATTAGTTCATAcattagtaaaataaaatataaaacttcgAATAGTTCTCCcgagttttttatttaataataatctcAAAAACAAATCCGTGGAACATAATTTGTAGAGAAAAATTCctgtaaataaaaactaactataaaaaacataaaattcctgtaaaaattcaataacattCCTAATCCTATTTCTTCTATCATATTCTAtccttatttatttactttacaaaAAGTTTGAGCATCCTCGCCTAAATggacacgcgcaggtgcatggTTCAACTTACTTTTTAAGAATTTAGCTAAATAGTCCGAACTtatcattaatttttcattactacctatagttttaaataaaaataaaatgttggtAAATTTACGTAactctattttttgttcttctttcgcTCGACCTGTCCAACTACATTTAGCAAATaaagtttttgtaaaaattaaatctaataAATTGTGCAGACGTCTTTTTACATTAGAGTCTGCAACCTGTGCGTGCAACCAACGCACCAcattttgcttaaaaataGAATCTAACTCTAATTGCTGGTCGAATGTTTCTAATTCTTCTTCCGTCTTTAATGGCTCCAACACAAATTCCGTCCTTGGAAGAAGTCCTTCTCTTGGACGACTAGCTGCCACTACTTCATTGAGTGCTTCTGTGTGCCGAGCCGAGTTTTTCAGTAAAATGTCCATTTTGTTATTCAGCTGACTTTTGAGGAAACTAACTTGGTCTTCCAAGGACTTTACTTGTTGGATGTAAAGCTGTTTCATAGCTATTGAAAGTTCCTCTTGGTCCTCTTGTTTGTCATCAGTCGCTGAATCACTCAATTTTCGCTTTTTGTTGcctaaaatgacaaaaaatatatactcaATGAATAACACATTGtacttcacaatttttttatcgTACCATTTGAtgtgggtttctttttttccatggCAGTTGATGGTGCAGCGGATATTATATTCGCATCAAGATCTGTAAAAGACAGTGTACAATTCTCATAATtctaaactatttttaaagccTGGCAATTTCCTACTTGCCTAGACGAAGCTCTGCCAAAGGTTGCCCTTGTGCAACACATCGAAACGTTGCCGATGACGATGGTTGTGGATTGgcaactacaaaaaaagtaaaaatgaaattaagtaTAAACGAAATAGTAGAACatagtaaatattttcatttttacacttGCCATTTTCTACGTGAACTGCGTTTTCATCACAAACGTTTCCTTTGTTGTGGTCAACACATGCAAAAAAGGATTACTGGTAgtaagtaaattttttttaaaacaaaaaaaaattacataccTGTTGAAATAGCTTTTACGAACTCATCGTATTCGGATGAAAATGAGTCAGCTGTTTTGCGTAAAGACATTTTgcttaaagtaaaaaatataacttttaTCACAATAAGTCACGATAATCCCAACTCAGTTTGCAACCACAAATACACAAACTTTGCACTTTCGATAGATGTAGAATAAAACCTAGTATGATTCATACTACGTCATCACAACCAAAAAGGCAACTCACATAACTGGCAGGACGGCAACGCGGTAAATATATATTAACTGAAGATCAAATCTCACTTAAATGCTTAAACTTCTCCACAGAAAAAGATTCCGAACACGCACGATGTTATCCCCTTGAACAGCACAAAAGCAATGAAGAAACAAATCCGTAGTAAATCGTTCTCTCACGCTCTATAGCTGCTTCGATACATGTAAGAAGAACAGAGCAAAAGCATACACGATGGAAAGTACTTAGAAACAGAGCAAAGCAAAaagcgatatttttttataaatttattttgccaATCGCTACCAGCCTACACTCACATCAATATACCATACCACATCACACATACTACAGCAATGACAATTTTGTGACGTCATCGATTGCGGTAAACAAAATTGCCCCATTCGTTTCTGACTACGGAGCAAATATCGTGGCAAGAATGGGGCCCCGTGCTTGCCCCAAAATTGTCACGACTCTCCACGTTTTCTTTCGCTTGGGTTGTATCGTACTATCTACCTCCTTCCTCTCTTGCCCTACGACCTCCCAATCCTCCTTTAGATTCTGATACTATCGCTTTGTTTCCTCTTCTGCACACTTTTCAAACTGACACAGATTTCAGCTCCaactaatatttttcatctaaCTTTCGActaatacttttatttttcagtaAAATAGGCTGTACTTCCATCACTCTACTGGATGTTTGTTGCCCGATTCATGGTAGGACGACCGTTTTTACCGCTTTGTGCGTTGTAAAGCTCTCAGTGGGCATTTAGGTTAAGCATATTTATAACATGGGTAGTTCAGTGGAGGTAAGGTGTATCATATAGCGAAGGGGAGGGAAAATGACCACTGCAGATACATAGCTTTATGTTTGCCATGCGGGCCCCCATGCTTTGCAATGCTCGCGTTTCCGTAAGCCTTTTACTAACGAGCCGCTGTGTCCTCGAGATCACTACGTTTAGGGTTTGATTAAATGCTGTACTTTGGTTTTGGGTATAATTGTTGGCTGGTTATTACTAATAAACTAACAGACTAACATTAAACtaacatttttcatcatattacaaaaaaaatgataatgaagttagtaaatttgattaaaaaaatgaaaatagtaaatgatattagtttgtaaatatttagtttaaaaaaattgcatattGGTAACGCATATATTGAGACACGCGCGCGTAAATGTGAGTCAATACATGTATTGCTCACTCGTAATTGTTATGCTATATTTATCCCGAACAATCTCAATATAGGGCGTGGGAATGAGGTGGGCcttcattatcattttttaataatttaacagGCTAGGCCATTTATTATAAGCTACAATTCATTCAATGCTTTATTCattgaaaaattcatctttcaaaaaaaataaaaaaaaaattgactaAACTAAACACTTACGAAACTAACAActcatgcaacaaaaaattgacTAAACTAAACACTTACGAAACTAACAActcatgcaacaaaaaattgacTAAACTAAACACTTACGAAACTAACAActcatgcaacaaaaaatttactaaactaAACACTTACGAAACTAACAActcatgcaacaaaaaatttactaaactaAACACTTACGAAACTAACAActcatgcaacaaaaaatttactaaactaAACACTTACGAAACTAACAACTCATGAAAACCTAATATATACAACCCAACACCCTAAACTAATCTAATCTAAAAAAACACTACTCCTTGCGCTTACGCTTAAACGATCCTCTACAAACGCTTTTCACTACACCAGTAGTGTTTGCGCTGCATTTAGCGTTTTGTAGCTTAgtcttaaaaaaattttctaattctCTACTCTGAACAGGTTGCCCTGCCGTTTCTCCTACATCTCTAAAAAGCCGCAGAACATtgccatattttttaaattgtacttTTCCTCCTCTACCGCTCCAACTACACTCCGATAAAAATATCCGATTAAATGTGAGGTAAAGTGCCTCATGCATTCGCTGCTTCGTTGTGGTGCCTTCAATTTTAGTAGCCAGTCTGTTGAGCACCACGTTGTAGTGCTCCACCGACGCCAACTGTTCGTTCAACCCGTTAAACGCTTCTAGGGAAGAAATGAGGGGAATAATCTCTTCATCTCTTCCCGTAGATGGTACTACAAACGTTTGGCGTTGGTGGAGCATGCTCGTATTCGTATGGCTGCTATTCTTAAGGTCGGCTACCGCTTTCGTTAAAGTGTACACTTGCTTACACACTTCTTTCGAAATGTGCATGCATGGGCAACCGCCTGCTGCACCACCGCATTCAATCGGAGTATCCTGCGAGTCCATCGTACAgctaaaataatcaaaatccGTAAGTTATTCCATGTTAATTACTTTTAACATTTCATAATCATACTCTTTTTTCCGTTAAACTTTACTTACAGATTATTCAATAACACCGGCGAAAAAATTGCAATCGATATATAACGGCAATCCAACGGCAGaatcaataaaatgtataaacaacacgtttttttgttatttttattttgacatATCACATGGTGATGGTtcgaatcaaaaataatccaTGTCGGATCGAGCGTTCTTcgggtataaaaaaaaaaaaacgagtgacgTCACGATCGTGTAGTTCATTTCGCCTTGTTTTGGTTGTACCTCTAAAGCCAGAACAAAGCGAGAACAAGGCCAAAATTGTGTATGGGAGTCTCTCTCAAATTGCCCACAGGGACACGATCGTGACGTCACTAgagttttgatttgatttctcTTCAAAATGATACAGTGGTgttcaaaaaaaagtagtaaTACGAcgagatatttttttcacaactttttattatcacttttttataatatgcTACAcactaaattcatttttctttctataaACTCTTTATAACACTCCAATCAACTGCTAGTGTGCTCCAAGATGTCCTCAATCAGCGATTTTTCCTTGCATCGAAAACACGGCGAGATGATGGTACTCCTTAATTCAGCTCGAAATGTGGTGTTGAACTGCAATTCAAATCATTATTAGCAAGTAGCTAACATAACACTGTTAAATTGAACACATTTACCTACCTTTTATAAAGAATTGAAGCAAATATCTTGCATTTTATCGATGGCTTCTCGGCACGCGTTTTTCGCTGCAAAACGATAACACAAACTGAACACGATCTATGGCGTCGCTACctgtgtgcttgtgtttgtgcACTTCTCCGCTCGTTATCGCTCGACCCCTCCGCTAAGCCATCCGCAACGGACCCACAAACTCGTGCGCGCCGCGCTTGTCAAATATAGAGTGTGGGCACAGTGCGGGAAGACGGAGGTAAAGCGTCGCAGGAGACGGTTCATTTCAACAGCAAAGGACTAGAAGAAGGAGCACGAGCATTTTTCAACTGAAGGAGAGACAGAGTCGACATGCTAAAATCGAGTGAATTTGAGTAGCTTTGCCCACAGGGAAGAAAAGCTCGTTTGGGCCAGAATGGGACGGGAATAGCTTGCAACACCGGCCCTCGGGCACGACACTTTCGTTCAGATTTTGCAGTTTTCATGCTTAATCTAGTAGACCACGCTGTCATTGCATACAAAATCACACTGTTTTGTGCTGTCAAACATCATCTTTCGGCATGTACCCATTTTCGAGAgcctttaaaatgaaaattaaattatttatcgaatttttaaatttttgttaaaaatatcataacTTTCAGAACCATTTTATCTGTTAGAAAAGTGcttcatttagtttttttatgcagTGGTTCCTTGAATGGAACGAACGCACCTAGGTTGAGACAAAAACACGAAGTAGGTTTTTTGCACCTACTATTTTTTTAGGATGAGAAGGTAGCAACGtgaattattttcttgttcaGAATGGTTTAGCCGTTTGTTTTGGAACTAAATCAGCGCTGGAAGTATCGAAGCAAGTTGAAACTATTGTTCAActggggaagaaaaaattaaattgtttgaattgcAATACGGCCTcagttatgaaaaataaattattcaaaatttccGTTGTAGTAGGTTCGGCGAACCTACCAGGTTCGTTCCGTTCCTCATTGAAGAGACAttggttccgttccgttcctaaaaaaaggaactttcTCATCACTAGTATCTTCAGTTCTTTCAGTTTGATTGATGACGTACTGTTGTAGCGGGCATTTCCTCCCGTTCTTTTCTATCGATGGGCCATATTCCGGGCCTGCCCGGACCGGAGGCCGCTTCTTGTTCTGCACGTTAAACAGTTAATATATTAGTGCTAAGGTGATTGTTgagatttatttgaattaattaaaattaagttgaaatatttcacggatATTTACATGCAATATAGACCTTAGGTAAAAACTGCACTAGAGGAGTAATTATGACAACCGATCGAGGGCAATGATTAATGAACTATTAGGATTAGGAAATGAACTCGATGTAAATGAACTTAAGGACAAATGAATACACAGTAGCTAACCGATCATCGCGCGCGTTACACGTATTGAAGGGAATCCGGAAAGATTTTGCGAAAGAAACAATCTCGCACGACT is part of the Anopheles funestus chromosome X, idAnoFuneDA-416_04, whole genome shotgun sequence genome and encodes:
- the LOC125768884 gene encoding uncharacterized protein LOC125768884 isoform X2 translates to MADLKRARKSGIFYRRAAKYMKIDPSEKDEQEAGPSQTNPEELSSNSVEDEACVPGPNLNQDEEDIEELIDYTYADDSSSEDGDPDTNDSDAVFPNIENMPLIDGIRYWALSTNAPHSSVNIILKLFKKANVKVPLNAKTLLRTKRNPSSEITEIGGGQMWYRGIGKCLLNYFRFNKISTNELSLTMSFDGLPLHNSSKMEFWPILFTIYELPQAPVMTVAIYCGAGKPTSVEDYLRPMVEELNNLMTHGISINGEHVIVKLRVIVADTPARCFIKGKLLL
- the LOC125768884 gene encoding uncharacterized protein LOC125768884 isoform X1; translation: MADLKRARKSGIFYRRAAKYMKIDPSEKDEQEAGPSQTNPEELSSNSVEDEACVPGPNLNQDEEDIEELIDYTYADDSSSEDGDPDTNDSDAVFPNIENMPLIDGIRYWALSTNAPHSSVNIILKLFKKANVKVPLNAKTLLRTKRNPSSEITEIGGGQMWYRGIGKCLLNYFRFNKISTNELSLTMSFDGLPLHNSSKMEFWPILFTIYELPQAPVMTVAIYCGAGKPTSVEDYLRPMVEELNNLMTHGISINGEHVIVKLRVIVADTPARCFIKGVKGHTGYSSCLKCTVTGTYHDEGHTMTFPGLNAPKRTDKGFRDNAYPEHVIKSTPLLDVAGFDIIKDVVIADRLHLIDLGVMKRLLIGWRDGKLCKKRWLDRQIANVSELLEKISLPIEIHRKLRSMKFLRYWKGSECASFLHYASIVVLKQHLPESMYNHFMLLFCAVTLFSSAVYEDKWQFAGQLLDRFVQDFEKVYGERYVNSNVHNLQHVYEEVQRFGPLSSISTYPFENQLQHLKKSLRSGWKNLEQAVNRLSEFEEFNLSKAPVQKYPSVSEKGKITTVYVRPSFLLRNNPRNCWFLTKDEIIMNFNGASQNNDGNINIKGHRLNVKGLVFNDPMESSELSIYKGFKKDLSDTPLEIFIQEIKCKLVAVQLNRNHEIIFVPLVHTLVK
- the LOC125769428 gene encoding uncharacterized protein LOC125769428, whose amino-acid sequence is MDSDHLDADRDGDDNITAGLGTAYSFLEKLTGTEALRYWAILGNLPRSSLNMLLAILRHHFNIDVPKDSRTFLKTRTRTGLEIQSLAGGQFWYQGIETVLQQHFRNVIPEEDLFTIQVSIDGLPLFRSSKRQLWPILIRVEELREAPVMLVGFYSGLEKPELVEEYFRPLVLEINDLQQRGLQFGNKVVRFALSIFVADSPARAFAKGRTYFYHI